In a genomic window of Spirosoma agri:
- a CDS encoding lysophospholipid acyltransferase family protein: MIFFRFLSRLPLGLLYGLADFLYVLLFYIVRYRRQVVVNNLRLSFPEKTPADIQRITKGFYRNLTDLIVETIKMPSFSASELRQRVLFTNAELVQDRLKAGQAVIGMASHSSNWEWIPSASVLYGMPTDSIYKTLNSPFFEQLMRTVRSSFGAVPVPMNTLPRRMVAQKGTPRIIALVADQVPDVPEQAYWTDFLHQDTPFYPGTERLARSRQLPVFYTQLRRIRRGYYEVTFTLIGEPPYTTLPPGAILENYRDLLEETIRNYPSDWLWSHKRWKHWRGKYPKISAKLD; this comes from the coding sequence ATGATCTTCTTTCGATTCTTGTCGCGTCTGCCACTAGGGTTACTTTACGGGCTGGCCGATTTTTTGTACGTTCTCTTGTTCTATATCGTGCGTTACCGGCGTCAGGTAGTGGTCAATAACCTTCGCTTGTCCTTCCCGGAAAAAACGCCCGCTGACATTCAACGCATTACCAAGGGGTTTTATCGAAACTTAACCGATCTGATCGTTGAAACCATTAAAATGCCCTCCTTTTCGGCCAGCGAATTGCGTCAGCGGGTGCTCTTTACTAATGCCGAGCTGGTACAAGATCGATTGAAAGCGGGTCAGGCTGTGATCGGGATGGCCTCACACAGTAGCAACTGGGAGTGGATTCCGTCGGCTTCGGTGCTGTACGGTATGCCGACCGATAGTATCTACAAAACGCTGAACAGTCCTTTTTTCGAGCAACTCATGCGTACGGTGCGATCCAGTTTCGGCGCGGTGCCTGTGCCAATGAATACGTTGCCTCGCCGGATGGTTGCCCAGAAAGGTACACCGCGCATCATTGCCCTCGTAGCCGATCAGGTCCCCGACGTGCCGGAACAAGCTTACTGGACGGATTTCCTGCATCAGGATACGCCTTTCTATCCCGGCACAGAGCGATTGGCCCGCAGCCGGCAGCTACCCGTTTTTTATACGCAGCTGAGACGAATCCGGCGCGGCTATTATGAAGTTACTTTCACCCTTATCGGCGAGCCGCCCTACACGACGCTGCCGCCGGGCGCTATTCTGGAAAACTACCGCGACCTACTGGAAGAAACCATTCGTAACTACCCTTCCGACTGGCTCTGGTCGCATAAACGGTGGAAGCACTGGCGTGGCAAATACCCCAAAATCAGCGCCAAACTGGATTGA
- a CDS encoding WbqC family protein: MEKYQPQPDPTELLVELHYLPCLDYVSGLVQFQRVRLEANEHYQKQSYRNRCYVLTANKVDTLTVPVHQGTHHLPIRELRVDNGQPWQQHHWRCLQSAYSKAPFFEFYAPEFERVYQQNWTFLFDLNVEVLTICLNLLRVKVDVNLTEWYEKEPTVGLFDVRSTINPRNRLESYVFYQPKPYQQNFGFDFAPNLSIIDLLFCQGPLATEFLSLK, translated from the coding sequence TTGGAAAAGTACCAGCCCCAGCCTGATCCGACCGAGTTACTCGTTGAATTACACTATTTGCCTTGTCTGGATTATGTGTCAGGGTTAGTACAGTTTCAGCGGGTGCGGCTGGAAGCTAATGAACATTACCAGAAGCAAAGTTACAGAAATCGCTGCTACGTTCTGACAGCAAATAAAGTGGATACCCTAACCGTGCCGGTGCACCAGGGGACCCATCACCTTCCCATCCGGGAGCTACGGGTGGACAATGGGCAGCCCTGGCAACAACATCACTGGCGGTGTCTGCAATCAGCTTACAGTAAAGCACCGTTTTTTGAGTTCTATGCACCCGAGTTCGAGCGGGTTTACCAGCAGAACTGGACATTTCTGTTCGACCTGAATGTCGAGGTGCTGACAATTTGTCTGAATCTATTGCGGGTGAAGGTGGACGTGAACCTGACAGAATGGTACGAGAAAGAACCGACAGTCGGCTTATTTGACGTTCGTTCAACGATAAATCCACGGAATAGGCTAGAATCGTATGTATTCTACCAGCCGAAACCGTATCAGCAGAACTTTGGCTTTGATTTTGCACCAAACCTGAGTATAATAGACCTATTATTCTGCCAAGGACCACTGGCGACGGAGTTTTTAAGTTTGAAATGA